TCGACCGACGGGGAGTTTCTGTCCTGGGAAAGGCTGGTCAAGGGCAGCAACCACAAGTTCAAGAGTCCCTACCTGGCCGCGGAAAAAACCATCGGAAACGCCACGCTTGGCGCCGGCTTGAAATACCTGTGGATGACGTCGCCCGACTTTACCAGCTACGACACCACGGATCTCGGGGATGTCAGTTATTCGGAAGCCTTGTCCAGGGTCGGCGAAGACGATGTTCTCGTCGATGTGAAAGGCAAGACCTATGAGCTGTTTCTTCCCAGTGTAGGGGCCAGCTATGACTTCACACCCAACCTGTCCGTGCGGGCCAGCTATGGCAAGAATTACGAAACCCCTCAGTACAGTCTGGGATCGGCGATTATCCAGTACTATAAAAAAGGCTTGACGGATGAGGAGCTCCAGGACGTCTGGCACAGCATCAAGCCGGAAGTCTCCCACAACTTCGATCTCGGCCTGAACTATACGCACGGATCATGGTTTGTCGCGCCGACCCTGTATTATTCCCTGGTCAAAAACGTCGCCCTGAACTGTTACGATCCCGAGCTGGCCTTCAGCTACTGGCAGAATGTCGGCGAGGCGCACGCCTACGGTGCTGAAATGGCCGTGGGCTACACCTTCAACCGCTACTTCAACACCTCTGTCTCCCTCAGCTACAACAGATATGAATTTACCGAGGACGTTCAATCCTCCGGGGGACGACGATTCATGCCAAGGGACACCAGCTTCCCAACGTGCCGAAGTTCATGGCCAACTGGACGGCAAACCTGGACATGAAGGGTTTCAGGTTCACCCCCACGGTTCGCTATCTGGGCAAACGCTACGCCGACGTGGAAAACGAATACAGCGTCAAATCCCATGTGGTGGTCGATCTGACCCTGAGCAGGCGCTTCAAACTTGCCGAAAGACGCGCAATTACGCTGGTCGCCTCCGTTACCAACCTGCTGGACGAGGACTATATTTCCATTATATCGGCCGGTGATACCTCCATCGGGCGGGATGCGCCAACCTACTATCCAGGCGCGCCACGCACCTTTTTCGCTTCGCTCCAGTTCGACTTCTGAGCCGGATCTTTAAAAGTCCTTCCATGGAGTCGGTTCGCCCAGGCATGCATGGCAGTGCCGGAAATAA
This portion of the Syntrophotalea acetylenica genome encodes:
- a CDS encoding TonB-dependent receptor domain-containing protein, producing MSGAVQKFEAEVYGIYNEDNKHAYRGLSYEQTRNLSRYKDFDYNTRLTGDSSQDMYYYDYNRQSFETYTIFGKLGIPVTQNLKLTVRPYYLKDKGHSYTGSQNKVIDWIVDHDTYGAVFELSHAIDQGVIKLGYWYQQDEPPGPPTSRKYLSTDGEFLSWERLVKGSNHKFKSPYLAAEKTIGNATLGAGLKYLWMTSPDFTSYDTTDLGDVSYSEALSRVGEDDVLVDVKGKTYELFLPSVGASYDFTPNLSVRASYGKNYETPQYSLGSAIIQYYKKGLTDEELQDVWHSIKPEVSHNFDLGLNYTHGSWFVAPTLYYSLVKNVALNCYDPELAFSYWQNVGEAHAYGAEMAVGYTFNRYFNTSVSLSYNRYEFTEDVQSSGGRRFMPRDTSFPTCRSSWPTGRQTWT
- a CDS encoding TonB-dependent receptor — encoded protein: MANWTANLDMKGFRFTPTVRYLGKRYADVENEYSVKSHVVVDLTLSRRFKLAERRAITLVASVTNLLDEDYISIISAGDTSIGRDAPTYYPGAPRTFFASLQFDF